A stretch of the Nitrospirota bacterium genome encodes the following:
- the cooS gene encoding anaerobic carbon-monoxide dehydrogenase catalytic subunit: MKKIVKSANEAAEKIIEWSEAQKIETCFDRAQRMKPCPVGSVGACCRICHMGPCRLIGKNAEEEATGVCGATLPTVAARNFLRMAAAGTAAHSDHARDMAFTLLAVANGETSDFRITDVKKLYRIAGILTIEFEGRPVSDVARDVALRLIDDFSRQKGSLNYITRAPRKTQERWQKWGIAPRGVDREIAEAMHRTNIGVDHDPDSLLLSALKVSLADGWGGSMISTDITDILFGTPKPIKAEASFGIFREDEVNLVVHGHEPSLAETIVDVVNEPEMVEYAKSKGAQGINLGGMCCTANEVLMRHGIPTAGGFTNQELAVLTGLVDAITVDVQCIMPALAELSKKFHTKVITTSYKAKMPGAVHIEYDEHRAKDIARQIVRLAIDNFVNRKREGSYITDKFPLVAGFSHEYIEYMQGGSWRASFRPLNDAIMAGRIRGVVGLAGCDNPRVPSQGLHRFLANELIKRDVLIVSTGCGSAACGTAGYLTPEMALENAGPGLREVCEAIGIPPILHLGACVDNSRILTIVSAMAEEGGLSDEIGGMPAVGIAPEWMSEKAVAIGCYFAASGVPVIFGGESPVGASREVTRIMTEVWLERFRGAFHFEQDPEKILSLALNYIDRARDALKLRKYEPGKFGGERVLMDMAARREIERAAKPHLGIY, from the coding sequence ATGAAAAAGATCGTAAAGAGTGCGAATGAAGCGGCAGAAAAAATCATTGAATGGAGTGAAGCCCAGAAAATAGAGACATGTTTTGACCGGGCACAGCGGATGAAACCATGTCCTGTCGGGTCCGTCGGGGCGTGCTGCAGAATCTGCCATATGGGTCCGTGCAGGCTGATCGGCAAGAATGCAGAGGAAGAGGCGACCGGTGTGTGCGGCGCAACCCTGCCGACGGTTGCAGCGCGAAATTTTCTCAGGATGGCGGCAGCCGGCACCGCAGCGCATTCAGACCATGCACGTGACATGGCATTCACCCTTCTGGCGGTCGCAAACGGGGAAACCAGTGATTTCAGGATAACCGATGTAAAAAAGCTGTACCGGATAGCAGGGATCCTCACAATAGAATTTGAGGGACGTCCTGTCAGTGATGTTGCGAGGGATGTCGCCCTGCGACTTATCGATGACTTCAGCAGGCAGAAAGGTAGCCTGAATTATATCACAAGGGCTCCGCGCAAGACGCAGGAGCGGTGGCAGAAGTGGGGCATTGCCCCGCGGGGCGTTGACCGGGAAATTGCAGAAGCAATGCACAGGACAAACATCGGGGTAGACCATGATCCGGACAGCCTTCTCCTGAGCGCCCTGAAGGTGTCGCTTGCAGACGGCTGGGGAGGATCGATGATATCGACAGACATCACGGATATCCTCTTCGGTACGCCAAAACCGATAAAGGCGGAAGCGAGCTTCGGGATATTCAGAGAGGATGAAGTGAACCTCGTGGTTCACGGACATGAGCCTTCTCTTGCGGAGACCATCGTCGATGTCGTCAATGAACCGGAAATGGTTGAGTATGCGAAATCAAAAGGTGCGCAGGGGATCAACCTTGGAGGCATGTGCTGTACTGCCAATGAAGTCCTCATGCGGCATGGCATTCCCACGGCAGGGGGATTCACCAATCAGGAACTTGCGGTGCTTACCGGGCTTGTGGATGCGATAACCGTTGATGTGCAATGCATCATGCCCGCACTTGCAGAGCTGTCGAAAAAGTTTCATACCAAGGTCATCACGACGTCATACAAGGCAAAAATGCCCGGTGCGGTCCATATCGAATATGACGAACACCGGGCCAAAGACATCGCCAGGCAGATTGTCAGGCTGGCGATCGATAATTTTGTAAACAGGAAACGGGAGGGCAGCTACATTACGGACAAATTTCCTCTTGTAGCCGGCTTTTCGCATGAATATATAGAATACATGCAGGGCGGAAGCTGGAGGGCGTCATTCAGGCCCTTGAATGATGCGATCATGGCAGGCAGGATACGCGGTGTGGTAGGTCTTGCAGGATGTGATAATCCGCGTGTCCCTTCACAGGGACTTCACCGTTTTCTTGCCAATGAACTGATTAAAAGGGATGTGCTCATTGTGTCTACCGGATGCGGTTCGGCTGCATGCGGAACCGCGGGGTATCTGACGCCTGAGATGGCGCTTGAGAATGCGGGACCCGGACTGAGGGAGGTATGTGAGGCAATCGGCATACCCCCGATACTGCACCTCGGCGCGTGTGTCGATAATTCGAGGATATTGACGATAGTGTCCGCAATGGCTGAAGAGGGCGGCCTCTCTGACGAGATAGGCGGGATGCCTGCTGTTGGCATAGCACCTGAATGGATGTCTGAGAAGGCGGTTGCGATCGGTTGCTATTTTGCAGCCTCAGGCGTTCCGGTGATTTTCGGCGGAGAATCTCCTGTCGGCGCAAGCAGGGAAGTGACACGGATCATGACTGAAGTATGGCTTGAGAGGTTCAGGGGTGCCTTCCATTTCGAACAGGACCCTGAGAAGATACTGAGCCTTGCCCTTAACTATATTGACAGGGCGCGTGATGCCCTGAAACTCAGAAAATACGAACCGGGAAAATTCGGCGGCGAAAGAGTTCTCATGGATATGGCAGCACGGCGTGAGATTGAGCGGGCCGCAAAGCCGCATTTAGGAATTTATTAG
- the acsB gene encoding acetyl-CoA decarbonylase/synthase complex subunit alpha/beta has translation MSKLIASAAIRGAHGLVKQAEEMLEKAIAEKGENHVFEFPDTAYYLPMIYAMKGFAVKNLSDMRVALGMARELLHEEPEEHIWRPYLGEALDSGMATLFAEEILMALRYVNGLEPAVDPETGYVYNGFITDTIQRNLGIQLVDGTMPGFAAVIGAAPDDDTAVKIIRELQEKNILIFLSGNVNGNSVTKQLLRKGVELGWETRIVPVGPDTEHTIYPLDWSVRASLIFGGKKPGDFRGHLKYTKDRVFAFAMVLGELDDIKWTNGAGAINMGYPAVCDTDVPVIHPTGVCIYEEVDKEFDHSKIVQKAIEVRGLKITVEKPPIPVAYGPAFEGERIRKEDMFIEFGGARTPSFEWVRTRDMEEIEDGKVVVVGNNWQERYAQGGKMPLGIVIDVAGRKMQKDFEGVIERKIHHNLNEAQGLWHMGQRDINWIRINHNAKKEGFTLEHIGIINTTMTHHRFRSIVDKVQVTIYTEEEDVLRLQEEARQSYRERDQRLGGLVDEAVDTFYSCLLCQSFAPSHVCVISPERLGLCGAYNWLDCKAAFEIDPTGGNQPIPKGELLDNRYGRFTGIDEYLKKASGGAVETLNLYTIMENPMTSCGCFECIVAIIPEANGVMIVNRGHTGMTPVGMKFSTLAGTVGGGTQNPGFMGVGRNFIVSKKFLAGDGGIKRIVWMTKNLKESLREALEQRAAEEGVPDLFEKIADETICEDSEKLLEFLAGAGHPALEMEPIL, from the coding sequence ATGTCCAAGTTAATAGCCTCAGCAGCAATACGAGGCGCACACGGACTTGTGAAGCAGGCCGAAGAGATGCTCGAGAAGGCTATTGCCGAGAAAGGCGAAAATCATGTGTTTGAATTCCCCGATACCGCATATTATCTCCCCATGATATATGCCATGAAAGGCTTTGCCGTAAAAAATCTGTCTGACATGCGGGTCGCACTCGGCATGGCGAGGGAATTGCTGCATGAAGAGCCCGAGGAGCACATATGGAGACCATATCTGGGTGAGGCGCTCGATTCCGGCATGGCGACACTCTTCGCCGAGGAGATACTCATGGCATTGCGCTATGTGAACGGACTGGAGCCGGCGGTTGACCCCGAGACAGGATATGTATATAACGGGTTTATCACTGACACGATACAGAGGAACCTCGGTATTCAGCTCGTTGACGGGACAATGCCCGGTTTTGCCGCGGTCATCGGCGCCGCTCCTGACGACGACACCGCGGTGAAGATTATCAGGGAACTTCAGGAGAAGAACATCCTCATCTTTCTTTCGGGGAACGTAAACGGCAACAGCGTGACGAAGCAGCTTCTGAGAAAGGGGGTCGAACTCGGCTGGGAAACGAGAATAGTCCCTGTCGGACCCGACACAGAACATACGATCTATCCCCTTGACTGGTCTGTAAGGGCCTCGCTTATCTTTGGCGGGAAAAAACCCGGGGATTTCAGGGGGCATCTTAAATATACAAAAGACAGGGTATTTGCCTTCGCCATGGTGCTGGGGGAACTGGATGACATTAAATGGACGAATGGCGCGGGAGCCATCAACATGGGATATCCGGCTGTGTGTGATACAGACGTGCCGGTGATCCACCCTACCGGTGTATGCATATATGAAGAAGTCGACAAGGAGTTTGACCACAGTAAAATCGTTCAGAAGGCGATCGAGGTCAGAGGGCTGAAGATTACCGTTGAGAAGCCGCCGATTCCTGTTGCATACGGTCCGGCATTTGAAGGCGAGAGGATACGGAAAGAGGATATGTTTATTGAGTTCGGCGGAGCCCGTACCCCTTCGTTCGAATGGGTGAGAACCAGGGATATGGAAGAAATAGAAGACGGGAAGGTTGTGGTTGTCGGAAACAACTGGCAGGAACGGTATGCGCAGGGCGGCAAGATGCCGCTCGGCATTGTCATAGATGTTGCCGGCAGAAAGATGCAGAAGGATTTTGAAGGTGTCATAGAACGCAAGATACACCATAATCTGAATGAAGCACAAGGCTTATGGCATATGGGACAGCGTGACATAAACTGGATACGGATAAACCATAATGCCAAGAAAGAGGGGTTCACGCTTGAGCATATCGGGATCATCAACACGACCATGACACATCACAGATTCAGGTCGATTGTGGACAAGGTTCAGGTGACCATCTATACCGAGGAAGAGGATGTCCTGAGACTGCAGGAAGAGGCAAGGCAATCTTACAGGGAACGTGATCAGAGGCTTGGCGGACTTGTCGATGAAGCGGTCGATACGTTTTATTCCTGTCTCCTCTGCCAGTCATTTGCACCCAGTCATGTGTGTGTCATCAGCCCCGAGAGGCTCGGACTGTGCGGCGCCTACAACTGGCTTGACTGCAAGGCAGCGTTCGAAATAGACCCTACGGGCGGAAACCAGCCTATCCCGAAGGGAGAACTACTCGACAACCGCTATGGACGCTTTACCGGTATCGATGAATATCTGAAGAAAGCGTCGGGAGGAGCGGTTGAGACGCTCAATCTTTATACCATCATGGAAAATCCGATGACCTCATGCGGCTGCTTTGAATGCATTGTTGCGATTATCCCGGAAGCGAACGGCGTCATGATAGTCAACCGCGGGCATACCGGCATGACTCCTGTGGGTATGAAGTTTTCCACATTGGCGGGAACGGTCGGCGGAGGTACCCAGAACCCCGGGTTTATGGGAGTCGGCAGAAACTTTATCGTCAGCAAGAAATTTCTTGCGGGTGACGGCGGCATCAAACGTATCGTCTGGATGACAAAGAACCTGAAGGAAAGCCTCAGGGAAGCTTTGGAGCAAAGGGCAGCCGAGGAAGGGGTCCCGGATCTGTTTGAAAAAATCGCTGATGAGACAATATGTGAAGATTCAGAGAAATTGCTCGAATTCCTTGCGGGTGCCGGACATCCGGCGCTTGAGATGGAACCGATACTGTAA
- the acsC gene encoding acetyl-CoA decarbonylase/synthase complex subunit gamma yields MALTGVEIFKLLPKTNCKKCGFPTCLAFAMKLAQRQASLDSCPDVSEEAKQKLGEASAPPVRPIVLGAGEHAVKMGEETVLFRHDKRFVNPCAFALEIKDTLSEADILLRVKEALASEVDRVGQTLRIDAVALLNDSNDAGKFEAAAQLIAKEAPEIPVILCTADPQAAEAGAKLFADRKPVVYGVTAENAEGMVQVAKTYKATLGVSAKSLDELTGLTEKIKSLGVEDMVIDSGARKAKEILEHNTLIRRAAIKKNYKPLGYPVITFAQREDSLVESLIAGVGVAKYSSIVVLSSIEKWKNLALFTLRQNIYTDPQVPMQVEQKVYKIGEPSQESPLFITTNFSLTYFIVSGEIENSRVPGYLAVMDCEGLSVLTAWAAGKFTASKIAQFIKESEVGNTIKHRELIIPGYVAILSGALEDKLEGWKITVGPREANGIPAFLKTRAA; encoded by the coding sequence ATGGCATTGACTGGTGTTGAAATATTCAAGCTCCTACCAAAAACAAACTGCAAGAAATGCGGATTTCCGACCTGTCTTGCGTTCGCAATGAAGCTTGCCCAGCGGCAGGCTTCACTGGATTCGTGTCCCGATGTCTCTGAAGAGGCAAAACAGAAACTCGGTGAGGCATCTGCTCCGCCTGTAAGGCCGATTGTGCTGGGGGCAGGAGAACATGCGGTAAAGATGGGCGAAGAAACCGTGCTGTTCAGGCATGATAAAAGGTTTGTAAATCCCTGTGCATTTGCACTTGAGATAAAAGATACGCTCTCTGAGGCTGATATTTTGCTCAGGGTAAAAGAGGCGCTTGCCTCGGAGGTTGACAGGGTGGGGCAGACACTGAGGATCGATGCGGTAGCGCTGCTGAATGACTCGAATGATGCGGGGAAATTTGAAGCAGCCGCACAACTGATCGCAAAAGAAGCCCCTGAGATCCCGGTCATTCTCTGCACAGCAGACCCTCAGGCTGCTGAAGCAGGGGCAAAACTTTTTGCAGACAGAAAACCGGTTGTGTATGGTGTCACTGCAGAGAATGCTGAAGGGATGGTCCAGGTTGCAAAAACATACAAGGCGACGCTTGGGGTTTCTGCAAAATCGCTTGATGAACTCACCGGGCTCACCGAAAAGATCAAGTCACTCGGGGTCGAGGATATGGTCATAGATTCCGGTGCAAGGAAGGCCAAAGAAATTCTGGAACATAATACCCTGATCAGGCGGGCTGCCATAAAAAAGAACTACAAACCTCTCGGATACCCGGTAATCACCTTTGCGCAGAGGGAAGACAGCCTTGTTGAATCCTTAATAGCAGGTGTCGGTGTTGCAAAATATTCTTCCATAGTCGTGCTGAGCAGCATCGAGAAGTGGAAGAACCTTGCGCTGTTTACCCTCAGGCAGAACATCTATACCGATCCGCAGGTTCCGATGCAGGTCGAACAGAAGGTCTACAAGATCGGCGAACCTTCACAGGAATCGCCGCTGTTTATCACCACGAACTTTTCTCTTACATACTTCATCGTTTCCGGAGAGATAGAGAACAGCAGGGTTCCGGGATATCTCGCGGTAATGGACTGCGAAGGCCTCTCCGTGCTGACAGCCTGGGCAGCCGGGAAATTTACGGCATCCAAGATTGCGCAGTTCATCAAAGAGAGCGAAGTGGGGAATACCATAAAACACAGGGAACTTATTATTCCCGGATATGTTGCGATACTGAGCGGTGCGCTCGAAGACAAACTTGAGGGATGGAAGATTACGGTAGGCCCCCGTGAAGCGAACGGGATACCGGCATTCCTGAAAACACGCGCAGCGTAA
- a CDS encoding acetyl-CoA decarbonylase/synthase complex subunit delta: MAFAPSKETYAGKVYSVTIGSSPQEIAFGGESVLPFHSFEGPTPHRPVIAYEIQDIPPSDWPEEVQKPYKDVSHDPAVWAKFCQDTLKARALALRLLGTHPDRENRSPEDAATTVRNVLDAVSIPLFILGSNHAEKDAPVLIAAAEAAKDRNCVIGKAQEANYKTIAAAAMANNHKLIAMSELDINLSKQLNILITQMGFEKERIITDPMCSALGYGLEYTYSVMERIRLAALTQNDATMQQPILGDVGMYVWKVKETQADEADVPQWGGLEERGVAWEAMTATALLMSGAELLIMRHPKAVAAVEKVIEELV, encoded by the coding sequence ATGGCTTTTGCACCATCGAAGGAAACATATGCAGGAAAGGTTTATTCCGTAACCATCGGCAGCAGCCCTCAGGAAATTGCTTTCGGGGGCGAGAGTGTCCTCCCGTTCCATAGCTTTGAAGGCCCAACCCCGCACAGACCGGTTATCGCCTATGAGATTCAGGATATACCCCCTTCTGACTGGCCGGAAGAAGTGCAAAAACCCTATAAGGATGTTTCGCACGATCCGGCTGTATGGGCAAAATTCTGTCAGGACACGTTAAAGGCAAGGGCGCTGGCTTTGAGGCTTTTGGGCACTCATCCTGACAGGGAGAACCGGTCGCCTGAAGATGCGGCAACAACAGTAAGAAATGTTCTTGACGCAGTCAGTATTCCGCTGTTCATACTCGGGAGCAACCATGCGGAAAAGGACGCCCCGGTTCTGATTGCTGCGGCAGAGGCTGCGAAGGACAGGAACTGTGTCATCGGAAAGGCCCAGGAGGCAAATTACAAGACGATTGCCGCCGCTGCGATGGCGAACAACCATAAACTGATTGCGATGTCTGAACTCGACATCAATCTTTCGAAGCAGCTCAACATACTGATAACTCAGATGGGTTTCGAGAAAGAGAGGATTATCACCGACCCGATGTGTTCCGCCCTTGGATACGGTCTTGAATACACCTATTCGGTGATGGAACGCATACGGCTTGCTGCGCTTACCCAGAATGATGCCACCATGCAGCAGCCCATCCTCGGCGATGTCGGCATGTATGTCTGGAAAGTAAAGGAAACGCAGGCAGATGAAGCAGACGTGCCTCAGTGGGGCGGACTGGAAGAAAGGGGAGTGGCCTGGGAAGCAATGACCGCCACCGCGCTCCTCATGTCCGGCGCAGAGCTTCTTATCATGAGACATCCGAAGGCTGTTGCGGCAGTGGAGAAGGTAATTGAGGAACTTGTGTAA
- a CDS encoding dihydropteroate synthase yields MLIIGEKLSIIAKRVREAMMKKDKVPIQDIAVSQWKAGAGMIDANIGPAEDGGEDLMQWMVTTIQEVVSLPLCLDTTNYAAVDAGLKVHNNTWGRPLINSTSNDPERFPTLELAAKYNAQIIGLTVGKGGLPADAEERAGIAAEIMARAAEYGVPLEDLYLDPLVLQIATSQDHALKVIHSVRMFQELNDPPMKTVVGLSNISNGCPKNIRPVLNNHYLSLLMYEGLTAAIADPHEVAPTVKTVDVITGNTLYAHSYLEM; encoded by the coding sequence ATGCTGATCATCGGCGAAAAATTAAGCATAATAGCCAAGCGGGTGAGAGAGGCAATGATGAAGAAGGACAAGGTACCTATCCAGGATATTGCAGTTTCTCAGTGGAAGGCTGGTGCCGGAATGATCGATGCGAATATCGGGCCTGCTGAAGACGGCGGAGAGGATTTGATGCAGTGGATGGTGACCACTATCCAGGAGGTTGTCTCCCTTCCGCTGTGTCTCGACACCACAAACTATGCTGCCGTAGATGCCGGGCTGAAAGTGCATAACAATACGTGGGGAAGACCTTTAATAAACTCTACCTCCAATGACCCCGAGAGGTTCCCGACGCTCGAGCTTGCGGCGAAATATAACGCACAGATAATAGGGCTTACCGTCGGGAAGGGAGGTCTGCCTGCAGATGCAGAAGAACGGGCAGGAATCGCCGCGGAGATTATGGCAAGAGCTGCGGAATACGGGGTTCCTCTCGAGGATTTGTACCTCGATCCGCTGGTCCTGCAGATAGCCACATCGCAGGATCATGCCCTGAAGGTCATACACTCGGTCAGAATGTTTCAGGAACTGAATGATCCGCCAATGAAAACAGTGGTTGGGCTGAGCAATATTTCGAACGGATGTCCGAAGAATATACGACCGGTGCTGAACAACCATTATCTATCCCTGTTGATGTATGAAGGACTTACGGCAGCTATCGCTGATCCGCATGAAGTTGCTCCAACCGTGAAGACTGTTGATGTCATAACGGGCAATACCCTGTATGCCCACTCGTATCTTGAAATGTAA
- the rimP gene encoding ribosome maturation factor RimP: protein MDTKQRIIDIAKQVADEQGVEIFDIELLGKGKLLLRVMIDREEGITLDRCERFSKSFSAVLDVEDPISGPYTLEVSSPGLDRPLKSIRDFEKYQGKLARIVTREKIENQNFFIGRILSVHDNRIRLMIDTREIDIPFDAISKAKLEIEL from the coding sequence ATGGATACGAAACAGAGGATCATAGATATCGCAAAACAGGTTGCTGATGAGCAGGGAGTTGAAATATTCGACATCGAATTGCTGGGAAAGGGGAAACTGTTGCTCAGGGTAATGATTGACAGGGAAGAAGGCATCACGCTCGACAGATGCGAGAGGTTCAGCAAGAGCTTCAGTGCGGTTCTTGATGTGGAAGACCCGATTTCCGGTCCCTATACCCTTGAGGTTTCCTCGCCCGGTCTCGACAGGCCCCTGAAAAGCATCAGGGATTTCGAAAAATATCAGGGGAAACTCGCACGTATCGTTACCAGGGAAAAAATCGAGAACCAGAACTTCTTTATCGGCCGCATTCTCAGTGTGCATGACAACCGCATAAGACTGATGATCGATACGCGTGAGATAGATATTCCTTTTGATGCCATATCAAAAGCTAAACTGGAGATAGAACTCTGA